The DNA window GGCACCACGCTTGGGCCGAACGTCGAGGCAGTCGTGATGCCACCGTCGTTGAAGGCCGCGAACGCGAGTTCATAGTTGGGAGCGTCCGATTGCAGCACCAGGAACGGCGACTTGGTGCCGGCCACCAGGAAGCCCGTGTTCGGATCGAGCTGCGGAATCGGGAAGAACGACCAGCTAATGACGCTGCCCGCAGGATTCCGCGTGACGACCGCAGGTGCAATATCACCGGGGGGCAAGGGAACCTTGTAGCTCGCGTCAGCGAGGAAGCCGCCCCAGTTTTGCACGGTCATGTTGCTGACCGAGTTGGGTCCGGTGTTGACCACGATGCAGTAGGTAAACGTCAAACCGCCAAGCGGATTGCTCGGGTCGCCCGAAATGACCTCCGAAATCAGGTCGCCCGAGTAAGAACCGGCGATCGAGAACGGCGTCGACATCGAAGCGATGATGACGCCGCCGGTCGGATCGGGTTCGGCGGACACGGGGATGGTCACACCGCTTGGCGGGAGCGGGGTGGCCATTGCAGCAGACGCCGTGGCGAAGCAGGCCACGACGACCAAAGCGGCTAGAAGTTTCTTTTTCAAGTTAAGTTCCTTCACAAGATGCCTCCGGTCTCTGACAACTCAAGGAGAGTGTTTCGGCAATAAACGCAGCAGTTCAGCACTGGCCGCGCTCGCGCAGGCCCTTCGGCGCATCGGGTAAAACCCAAAGCGCGCGCGCGAACGCGGACGCGTAATCGGGCCTGGTGACGAGATGACGTCGCTGAGAAGCGCTACGGCCGGAGAGGTGCGCAGCGCTCAGACGAAACGAAATCGCCCGAGACCCGAGGAGTGGGGGTGGAGAGCCTTGGGCAGAGCGCCCGGACGGATCAAAATGCGACTACCGTCGCTCGATCCGAGGTTTTGGCTCTCACGAATGCTGCATTAGCAACCTAGAAATTGGGGCGGCCGACAGTTCGGCCAACTCACTCGAAGCATCCTAGCCTGCGACCGAGGGGGTGTCAACGATCTTTTCAAGAAATCCGGAAAAAGTCAGCCACTACACCCAAATTCCCTTGGCCGAGCGGCCGCGGGTCAACTGCTCGCGCTGCGGTAGCTATCGAGCGCCCGAGTGAACAGCCGGCGGCTCGCCAGCAGGCAGGCCGCAGCGGCCAGGATGGCGAAGCCGGCCAGGGGCCAGTTTTGCGCGCTGAGCGGCTTGGCCAACAGGCTCGCCGGCACGTTCACCACGATCAGGATCGGAATGACGAAGCTGAATGCCCAACGCAGCGGCCGACCGATGGGGCCCTCGTAGATTTCCATCGGGTAGCGCGAAAACGTGGTGATGTAGAACCAGAAATCGTACAGGCTCTGGTTGCGCCCCATCCACACGCTCAAGGCCGCGAGGCTGATCATCAAGCTGTAGAGAATGGCCACGCCGCACGCCAGATAGAGCGGATAGAGCAGCCATTGAAGGGGGCCCGGAACCACGTCCAGCCGCGTCAGACTGTAGGCGAGTAGGACGACGGCGAACCCGAAATTCGAGAGTACCGACCAGTCGATCTTTTGCAGCGACACGAGGAACTGGGTGTCGATCGGCTTGAGCAAAGCGAAATCGAGGCCGCCGCTGCGGATCAACTCGCCGAACTCGTCGGCGTTGGGCATGAACAGCGACTGCACGATGCTCGACACGAATAGCGTCGTGGAGAGAAAGACGAAGAACTCGTATTTTCCCCAGCCGGTCCCTGCTCCGAGCGACGGGGTATAGCGAAACACCAGCAGGTAGAACCCCAGGTTCATCAGCATCCAGACCAGCGACGTCACCGCCTCGACGATGAAATTGGCCCGAAACGTCAAATGCCGGATCAGGCTGTTGCGGGCAAACGTGCCAAAGATGCGCAGATAAGAGGGTCGATTGCCGCGCAACCGTGGGGCTGGCATCAATTCCGTGGCCGGGCTTGTCGACATCGTCTCAACCCCCGAAAGCGCTGTATCGACGCACGCCGGCGCGGTAGGCCCACCGGCACAGGCAGGCGAACAACAGGACCCAGCCCAATTGCACCGCGAGGCCCAGGTAGGCCTCTTCGCGCGAGAGTTTGCCGAGAAAAACGGCCGTCGGGAAGTAGGCCAGGTACTGCAGCGGCGGCAGCGCCCAGCCCAGACTCCAACGGCCCTGGAGCAGTTCCAACGGGAACATGTGACCCGAGAGGAAGAACGAAAACAGCATATAGATGAACAACAGCGAGCTGACTTCCAACAGCCAGAAGCCGAGCATGCCGATGGCCGCCTCGAGGAAAAAGCCCAGCAAGAACGACAGCAGCAGCGAGGCCAGAAAGACGAGCAGCAGGTCCCAATCGGGCCAGCCCGGGAAAAACCCCCGGCACAGCCAGAACACCAAGGCAAAAGGGCCCGTGGCGACAGCATAGTAGACCAGCTTGTGCGCCATCCGCGACAGCAGCAGAAAACCGATCATGTCGATCGGCTGGATGAGGTATTTCTTGATCCCACCCGAGCGGATATCGAGCGCGATGTTCGAGGCCAGTCCCGGCATGCTCGAAAAGGCTCGCACCACGTTGGTCAGCAGGTAATAGGCGACCATATCGTGGAACGAGTAGGTGTCGGCGATCGCCCGATTGCCGTTGGCGGCGAACACGGCATTCCAGAGAAAAATCTGCGTGACGAAGGGCAGAAACCGCATCAACGTGCCCAGCGCGAAATCGCCGCGATAGACGAGCCGCTCTTCGATGCAGATGCGGAGGATCGTCCACCAGGTTGTCGCGCGTGCCAGCATGAACGCCTGCTTGGAAGGAGCTGTGGGGCCGCCGTGGCGGCCGTCGAATCGTAGGCGGCCCGGCCAGGACCGCCAAGGGGGCTCGCGCCGCGGGCGAGGCGCGCCAGCAGCGAATTCACCCGGGCAGGTCGGCGA is part of the Pirellulales bacterium genome and encodes:
- a CDS encoding PEP-CTERM sorting domain-containing protein, coding for MVVVACFATASAAMATPLPPSGVTIPVSAEPDPTGGVIIASMSTPFSIAGSYSGDLISEVISGDPSNPLGGLTFTYCIVVNTGPNSVSNMTVQNWGGFLADASYKVPLPPGDIAPAVVTRNPAGSVISWSFFPIPQLDPNTGFLVAGTKSPFLVLQSDAPNYELAFAAFNDGGITTASTFGPSVVPEPSTVALALTGVGLILSRLGFRRVRKGRQA
- a CDS encoding ABC-2 family transporter protein → MSTSPATELMPAPRLRGNRPSYLRIFGTFARNSLIRHLTFRANFIVEAVTSLVWMLMNLGFYLLVFRYTPSLGAGTGWGKYEFFVFLSTTLFVSSIVQSLFMPNADEFGELIRSGGLDFALLKPIDTQFLVSLQKIDWSVLSNFGFAVVLLAYSLTRLDVVPGPLQWLLYPLYLACGVAILYSLMISLAALSVWMGRNQSLYDFWFYITTFSRYPMEIYEGPIGRPLRWAFSFVIPILIVVNVPASLLAKPLSAQNWPLAGFAILAAAACLLASRRLFTRALDSYRSASS
- a CDS encoding ABC-2 family transporter protein; the encoded protein is MLARATTWWTILRICIEERLVYRGDFALGTLMRFLPFVTQIFLWNAVFAANGNRAIADTYSFHDMVAYYLLTNVVRAFSSMPGLASNIALDIRSGGIKKYLIQPIDMIGFLLLSRMAHKLVYYAVATGPFALVFWLCRGFFPGWPDWDLLLVFLASLLLSFLLGFFLEAAIGMLGFWLLEVSSLLFIYMLFSFFLSGHMFPLELLQGRWSLGWALPPLQYLAYFPTAVFLGKLSREEAYLGLAVQLGWVLLFACLCRWAYRAGVRRYSAFGG